Genomic DNA from Coffea arabica cultivar ET-39 chromosome 7e, Coffea Arabica ET-39 HiFi, whole genome shotgun sequence:
AACTGATTAGGTGGAGGTGGGGTCCTTCCCTAATGGGGCCCCCAAGGAAATATGAGGATTGTGGTGTGGAATTGTCAAGGAGTAGGGAGCTCCTTGACAATTCCCCACTTGAGGGAGGTTAACAACCTCCTCTCTCCAGGTTTGATTTTCCTTAGTGAAACCAAGAATAGGGAGAAGTATATGGATAAAGTTAAAATTTTGCTTAGGTTTGAACATAGTGTGGTTACTGAGGCCATGAATAGATTAGGGGGCATGTGCCTTCTGTGGAGAGATGATGTCAAAGTCTTATCTACCCTACAAACTGCCTTCACCATAGAAGCTAAGATAGGGGGGAGAGAAACTTAAGATGAATGGTGGTTCATAGGAGTGTATGCAAGCTGTGATGCTCAAATCAGAAAACAACAGTGGAAAGTCCTGAATGCTAGAAGGAAACTGTGGGGGGAGAATTTTGTGATAGCAGGAGACTTCAATGACATAGTGtcaaatgaagagaaatggggGGGCTTAATGAGAGAGGAAAGGAGCTTTAAGGCGTTTAAGGATTACATTGCTGAGAATAGGCTAGTAGACATAGGTTTCGAGGGACATCCTTGGACCTGGAGTAATCTCTGGGACAATGTTGGGGAGGTTAGGGAAAGACTTGATAGATGCCTTAGTAGTTGTGATTGGATTCAAAAGTTTAAAGGAGTAGTCTGTCAACACATAGAGTCCTTTGATTCTGACCACAGCCTGTTTTTGCTGGATACTGAACctgataaaaggaaaaagaggaaacGCTTTTACTTTGATAAGAGATGGATTCAAAAGGAAGGTATACAACAAGTTATTGAGAAAGCTTGAAACAAGGAGGAACAAGGAACTAAAATGTTTCGAGTGACCAGGAAAGTGAAGAATTGCAGGATTGAtctcctaaaatggaaaaacacTTTCTAGGCAAACTCCAAAGTAAGAATCAATGACATTAAGAGTATAGGTTAGAGAGCTTGAATGTGTCAAATGTGGGGAACAAAAGGATGATCAGATCTGACCTTAAGGAACAGCTCAAAGAGGCATATAAACAGGAGGAATCTTTTTGAAGCCAAAAAGCTAGAGTGAACTAGCTAAGAGAAGGAGACAAGAGCACTAGTTTTTTTCATGCTCATGTGAGAGGGAGGAGAAATAAGAACAGAATCTGTAATGTTCAAAGAGAGGATGGTACTTGGACAAAAAATAATGAAGATCTAATTTCTGAGATTTCCATGTTCTATAGGAGCCTTTTTACCAGTAGAGGAAAAGAAGATAACTTAGAGGTACTAAGGGGTATCCCACACTTTATTACTAAGGAAATGAACTCCAAATTGACAAAACCAATGCATGAGGAGGAAATCAGGACTGCTGTTTTTTCCATGAATCCAGATAAAGCCCCTGGAATGGATGGAATGACTCCATTgttcttccaaaaattttggaaagtgaTTAAAAATGATGTGGTTCAAGCTGTCCAAGATTTCTTTGTGACTGGCTGCAAGCTTAAATCTATTAACCATACAGTTGTCTCCCTCATTCCAAAAATTCTAAATCCAATTAGCTTGAAAAACTATAGACCAATCAGTCTGTGTAGTGTCTTGTATAAAATCATATCAAAAATTTTGGCAAACAGACTGAAACCTGTTCTTGACAAGTGCATTTGTAAAAATCAATCTGCCTTCATACCAGATAGACAAATCTTAGATAATGTGATCATTGCTCAGAAATATATGCAATATCTGAAAAACAAAAGGCAAGGGAAAGAAGGATATATAGCTATCAAGCTAGACATGGCTAAAGCTTACGATAGAGTTGAATGACATTTTATTAGAGACATGATGACAAGAATGGGGTTCTGTGATAAATGGGTAAGCTGGATATCAAGATGCTTGGAGACTGTCTCTTACTCTTTCAACTGCAATGGGGAAGTCAAAGGCTTTGTAAAGCCAGGAAGAGGAATAAGGTAGGGAGATCCCCTCTCACCTTACCTATTTTTTATCTGCTCAGAAGGCTTCTCAAATCTACTCCAAAGATCAGTAGAAAGCAAAAATCTGAAAGGCCTGAAGATCAGTAGACAAGGTCCAAGCATAACTCACCTCTTTTTTGCGGATGATTCTCTTATATTCTGTAGAGCTGATGTGCAACAAGCTAAGAAACTCATGAAGATTCTCCAAGATTATGAACAGGCCTCAGGACAGCTAATCAATCTGGAGAAATCATCAGTgttttttagcaaaaatttgACATGCAGACAGAAACAGGAGATTTGTAGTGCTTTAGGAGGAATGGCAGAAGTGAAGCAAGGGAAATATCTTGGTCTTCCTATGGTTATTTCAAGAACAAAGGAGCAGATTTTTTGCTACATAAGAGATAATATAAAGATGAGGCTGGAAAGTTGGAAGAATAAATTGCTAAGTCCTGCTGGAAAGGAAGTCATGCTCAAAGCAGTCACAATGGCTATGCCAACCTATGTTATGTCTTGTTTCAAGCTGCCTAGGA
This window encodes:
- the LOC140011317 gene encoding uncharacterized protein, whose translation is MGFCDKWVSWISRCLETVSYSFNCNGEVKGFVKPGRGIRADVQQAKKLMKILQDYEQASGQLINLEKSSVFFSKNLTCRQKQEICSALGGMAEVKQGKYLGLPMVISRTKEQIFCYIRDNIKMRLESWKNKLLSPAGKEVMLKAVTMAMPTYVMSCFKLPRKLLKDINSAMANYW